From a single Aggregatilinea lenta genomic region:
- a CDS encoding ABC transporter substrate-binding protein, whose translation MQRIRHLLTVVVLAALLAAAHAPVAAARQYGSIRVLAAFASDAERADFQQLLLPFFQQQSVTVDLVTTSDMAATLEQAAAQGSLPDAALVASPALIAEYARAGSLVALDQALGAPAAGYPAFLSDALSVDGTEYGRAVRIAADGLVWYDTAVLGTAPPATWDDLLALSSALSGDGTPAWALGLASGDAGTDLIEAILARSGSADVIDGLADGTLAWTDPAVQDAWMLAGPLLDTGTLDHSTQLTRLDAALAPFTAPPTAHLALAPSTAQRWIADAAPPASADFFPLPGSASDAISVSGDFLVLFNADPVTLQLGAFLTAPDTAAAWAALGGTISPYPTAAYSDPVMERAAALVHDGQPVIDLSDRLPPSVRDAFIAGVLRFASDRAVLDDVLTSIQAAAEQART comes from the coding sequence ATGCAGCGTATTCGCCACCTCTTGACCGTCGTCGTCCTGGCGGCGCTGTTGGCTGCCGCCCACGCGCCAGTCGCTGCCGCCCGGCAGTACGGCTCGATTCGTGTGCTGGCCGCCTTCGCCAGCGACGCCGAACGTGCCGACTTCCAGCAGCTTCTGCTGCCCTTCTTCCAGCAGCAGTCCGTGACGGTGGACCTCGTGACCACGTCCGACATGGCCGCGACGCTCGAACAAGCGGCGGCGCAGGGCAGCCTGCCGGATGCCGCGCTCGTCGCCAGCCCGGCGCTGATCGCGGAATATGCCCGCGCGGGGTCACTGGTCGCGCTCGATCAGGCGCTCGGCGCGCCTGCTGCGGGTTATCCGGCGTTTCTGAGCGATGCCTTAAGCGTGGACGGAACCGAATACGGTCGCGCAGTGCGGATCGCGGCGGATGGGCTGGTCTGGTACGACACCGCCGTGCTGGGAACCGCGCCCCCGGCCACCTGGGACGACCTGCTGGCACTGTCGTCCGCGCTCTCCGGTGACGGCACGCCTGCCTGGGCGCTAGGTCTCGCGTCCGGCGACGCGGGCACGGACCTGATCGAAGCGATCCTGGCTCGGAGCGGCAGCGCGGACGTGATCGACGGGCTGGCGGATGGTACGCTCGCGTGGACCGATCCCGCCGTGCAGGACGCCTGGATGCTGGCCGGGCCGCTGCTGGATACCGGCACGCTCGACCACAGCACGCAGCTTACCCGGCTCGATGCGGCTCTCGCGCCGTTCACCGCTCCACCCACCGCACATCTTGCCCTCGCGCCGAGCACCGCGCAGCGCTGGATCGCGGACGCGGCCCCGCCGGCCAGCGCGGACTTCTTCCCTCTGCCCGGCAGCGCCAGTGACGCGATCTCGGTCAGCGGTGACTTCCTCGTGCTGTTCAACGCCGATCCGGTTACGTTGCAGCTGGGCGCATTCCTGACCGCGCCGGACACAGCAGCGGCGTGGGCCGCGCTCGGCGGCACGATCTCGCCTTATCCAACCGCCGCCTACAGCGATCCGGTCATGGAGCGTGCGGCGGCGCTGGTGCATGACGGCCAGCCCGTGATCGACCTCTCCGACCGCCTGCCGCCTTCGGTGCGGGATGCGTTCATCGCGGGGGTGCTGCGCTTCGCCTCGGATCGCGCCGTGCTCGACGACGTGCTAACGAGCATTCAGGCCGCTGCTGAGCAGGCGAGGACATGA
- a CDS encoding HEAT repeat domain-containing protein — protein MAHIFIAYCHKDSDFGYLTRQELESAGFQVWIDENIQGGDIWRQEIDDAIQAAFALVVIMSPDARLSEYVTYEWSCGWGAGKPIVPIMRKETKLHPRLEEFQYLNFTSDDRKHWPWNNLINRLKEKETQSTSCIPYGAPTAVKQAVAALNSHKVQERKEALETLSNIKHPSAGEALIASLQHPIKDVRQTAAFLMSKSENLDQKIVPQLVVALEDDDYSTRYRIIEMLGKIGDKQAVPKLLDILFKDNNRAIHKAVTDALGQIGDPRAVPALIWIVEAIGDEDDSACQEITDALQAIGTPEAIAFVKKWWQRRNGW, from the coding sequence ATGGCACATATTTTTATCGCATACTGCCATAAAGATAGCGATTTTGGCTACCTCACGCGGCAAGAACTAGAGAGCGCCGGATTTCAGGTCTGGATAGATGAAAACATACAAGGCGGAGACATCTGGCGGCAGGAGATCGATGATGCTATTCAAGCTGCTTTCGCGTTAGTTGTGATCATGTCTCCAGATGCTCGTCTATCCGAATACGTTACTTATGAGTGGTCTTGTGGTTGGGGCGCCGGAAAACCAATAGTCCCAATCATGCGCAAAGAAACCAAACTCCATCCCCGTTTAGAAGAATTTCAGTATCTAAATTTTACATCCGATGACCGAAAACATTGGCCCTGGAATAATCTGATCAACCGCCTGAAAGAAAAAGAAACACAAAGCACTAGCTGTATTCCCTACGGCGCACCAACAGCCGTCAAACAAGCAGTTGCAGCTTTGAATAGTCACAAAGTCCAAGAGCGGAAAGAAGCGTTAGAAACGCTGTCGAACATTAAGCATCCAAGCGCAGGGGAAGCACTTATTGCTTCACTACAACATCCCATAAAGGATGTACGCCAAACAGCAGCATTTTTGATGAGCAAGTCAGAAAACCTAGATCAGAAGATCGTGCCGCAGTTAGTTGTAGCACTAGAGGATGATGACTACAGCACACGTTACCGAATAATAGAGATGTTGGGGAAGATTGGTGACAAACAAGCTGTTCCAAAATTATTAGATATATTATTTAAAGACAATAACCGAGCTATACATAAAGCTGTGACGGATGCTCTAGGCCAGATCGGTGATCCGCGTGCGGTACCTGCCCTAATCTGGATTGTTGAAGCAATAGGCGACGAAGATGACAGTGCTTGTCAAGAGATAACTGACGCACTTCAGGCGATTGGCACACCTGAAGCTATAGCTTTTGTAAAGAAATGGTGGCAGCGGCGCAACGGATGGTGA
- a CDS encoding YtxH domain-containing protein, which produces MSRSYYMGDAELETKSSGVVNMLVFLLLGLGIGAALALLFAPDEGEKTRERITDSLDSGVKATSDAGNDALDRLEKEYQNLRKEMDKLISNIK; this is translated from the coding sequence ATGAGTCGCAGCTATTATATGGGGGATGCGGAATTGGAAACTAAAAGCAGCGGTGTTGTGAATATGCTGGTGTTCCTGTTGTTGGGCCTGGGCATCGGCGCGGCGCTGGCGCTGCTCTTTGCGCCGGACGAAGGCGAAAAGACGCGCGAGCGCATCACCGACAGCCTGGATTCCGGCGTGAAGGCCACCTCGGACGCGGGCAATGACGCGCTCGACCGGCTGGAGAAGGAATACCAGAACCTCCGCAAAGAGATGGACAAGTTGATTAGCAACATCAAATAA
- a CDS encoding extracellular solute-binding protein: MKRTLLVLILVFVLALPTSILVTAQGDDPFEGLTPEDLFPNAIDDQERESAMEALLAANLPDARDRFEGQTLTLGVLASGTRGVISGAPYFWREAFEAVTGAELEIIEIPFEQMLTTLTVDFSTNQNTYDAIMNASWFYGDYISNDWIIPIDDYIGAEGYPMWEPDKVAAPLQQLLTWGDSWYGVVNDGDTQMFYYRRDILEDPEWQAAYEEETGEPMPVPPQTWQQMLKVAQFFNGKDWNDDGDPDDGVSLHLKVGGQGFFHYMALSAPFSITPAEGDDPTAVTKYDNIYWFDPDDMTPVINSPGHVAALEFLQELAATGSPSQFGWELGEAWDNFLNGNAVMLYSWGDVGSLAQDPNASTIKGKLGGSRILCSEDWYDREAGAFVNDPENPNCVGNLVGASWHGVISSASDVPDLAYYFLAMQAAPPILFWNVTYGWTGVDPSSTTHLFPPAGEASVDDYVAAGYDAGDVESYITGYGDNLFTFPTSQTYLRIPGTPEYWNILDIRLAEAMIGELSAQEALDEVASEWEDITDDIGRDYLLPIYQESIGYTPSE, translated from the coding sequence ATGAAACGCACACTTCTCGTCCTGATCCTGGTTTTTGTTCTCGCCCTTCCTACCAGTATTCTCGTAACCGCACAGGGCGACGACCCGTTTGAGGGGTTGACCCCAGAAGACCTGTTCCCGAACGCCATCGACGATCAGGAGCGTGAGTCCGCGATGGAGGCGCTGCTTGCCGCCAACCTGCCCGACGCGCGCGATCGCTTCGAGGGGCAAACCTTGACCCTCGGCGTGCTGGCCAGCGGCACGCGCGGCGTGATCTCCGGCGCTCCCTACTTCTGGCGCGAGGCGTTTGAGGCCGTGACTGGCGCCGAACTCGAAATTATCGAGATTCCCTTTGAGCAAATGCTTACCACCCTTACGGTAGACTTTTCGACCAACCAGAACACCTACGACGCCATCATGAACGCGTCCTGGTTCTATGGCGACTACATCAGCAACGATTGGATCATCCCCATCGACGACTACATCGGCGCGGAAGGTTACCCGATGTGGGAGCCGGACAAGGTCGCCGCGCCGCTGCAGCAGCTTCTCACCTGGGGCGATAGCTGGTACGGCGTGGTGAACGACGGCGATACGCAGATGTTCTACTATCGCCGCGACATCCTCGAAGATCCCGAATGGCAAGCCGCCTACGAGGAAGAGACCGGCGAGCCGATGCCCGTCCCGCCGCAGACCTGGCAGCAGATGCTCAAGGTCGCGCAGTTCTTCAACGGCAAGGACTGGAACGACGACGGCGATCCCGATGACGGCGTCAGCCTCCACCTCAAGGTCGGCGGACAGGGCTTCTTCCACTACATGGCGCTCTCCGCACCCTTCTCCATCACTCCGGCAGAGGGCGACGACCCGACCGCCGTCACCAAGTACGATAACATCTACTGGTTCGATCCCGACGACATGACGCCCGTGATCAACTCGCCGGGCCACGTCGCGGCGCTCGAATTCCTGCAAGAGCTGGCTGCAACCGGCTCGCCGTCGCAGTTCGGCTGGGAGCTGGGCGAAGCCTGGGACAATTTCCTCAACGGCAACGCCGTGATGCTTTACTCGTGGGGCGACGTTGGCTCGCTGGCCCAGGACCCCAACGCCTCGACCATCAAGGGCAAACTTGGTGGATCGCGCATCCTCTGCTCGGAGGACTGGTACGACCGTGAAGCGGGCGCGTTCGTCAATGATCCTGAGAACCCCAACTGCGTCGGCAACCTGGTCGGCGCGTCGTGGCACGGCGTCATCTCCAGCGCCTCGGACGTGCCGGACCTCGCCTACTACTTCCTGGCGATGCAGGCCGCGCCGCCTATCCTGTTCTGGAACGTGACCTACGGCTGGACGGGTGTCGATCCCAGCTCAACCACGCACCTGTTCCCGCCTGCCGGTGAAGCCTCGGTAGATGACTATGTGGCTGCCGGGTACGACGCGGGCGACGTGGAATCGTACATCACCGGTTACGGCGACAACCTGTTCACCTTCCCCACCAGCCAGACCTACCTGCGCATCCCTGGCACGCCGGAATACTGGAACATTCTGGACATCCGGCTGGCCGAAGCGATGATCGGGGAGCTGTCCGCGCAAGAGGCGCTGGACGAGGTCGCCAGCGAATGGGAGGACATCACCGACGACATCGGGCGAGACTACCTGCTGCCCATCTACCAGGAATCGATCGGGTACACACCCTCGGAGTAG
- a CDS encoding carbohydrate ABC transporter permease, whose protein sequence is MTIKNRAGLWFVIPGIIWVLCFTLFPLLYSLALSFTDKRMGRRNRPGEWIGLQNYSEIFSDNRVSEVLEMTLFLIVGGVLVTIVFGTFIAWLFNHDIPGLRAFRAILTLPIFAAPIALGQLGMILFNEQSGPVNHLITGVGGEPVYWLTQPWAARFAVLLVDAWQWTPFVFIIVLAAMQSISDELYEAARLDTASAWTLFRRITLPLIAPALGTITMLRLVETFKILDIPYTLTGGGPGVSTQTYSYYIYLEGLRNFDMGYASALAYLLVIVAIIVTSIFFWRVRARYEVQ, encoded by the coding sequence ATGACCATCAAAAATCGTGCCGGACTGTGGTTTGTGATACCGGGCATCATCTGGGTCCTGTGCTTTACGCTGTTCCCCCTGCTCTACTCCCTGGCGCTCAGTTTCACCGACAAGCGCATGGGGCGGCGCAACCGTCCCGGCGAATGGATCGGCCTGCAAAACTACTCGGAGATTTTCAGCGACAACCGCGTGTCGGAAGTGCTCGAAATGACGCTGTTCTTGATTGTCGGCGGCGTCCTGGTGACTATCGTGTTCGGCACGTTTATCGCGTGGCTGTTCAACCACGACATCCCCGGCCTGCGCGCCTTCCGCGCCATCCTCACCCTGCCGATCTTCGCCGCGCCGATCGCGCTCGGCCAACTCGGCATGATCCTGTTCAACGAGCAGAGCGGCCCCGTCAACCACCTGATCACGGGCGTCGGCGGGGAGCCGGTCTACTGGCTCACACAGCCCTGGGCGGCACGCTTCGCCGTGCTGCTCGTAGACGCGTGGCAGTGGACGCCGTTCGTGTTCATCATCGTGCTGGCAGCCATGCAGTCGATCTCGGACGAGCTGTACGAGGCTGCCCGGCTCGACACGGCCAGTGCCTGGACGCTGTTCCGCCGCATCACGCTGCCGCTCATCGCACCCGCGCTGGGCACGATCACCATGCTGCGCCTGGTCGAGACGTTCAAGATCCTGGACATCCCCTACACCCTGACCGGGGGCGGGCCGGGCGTCTCCACGCAAACCTACTCGTACTACATCTACCTCGAAGGGCTGCGCAACTTCGACATGGGCTACGCGTCGGCGCTGGCGTACCTGCTGGTGATCGTCGCCATCATCGTGACGTCCATATTCTTCTGGCGCGTGCGCGCCCGGTACGAGGTCCAGTAG
- a CDS encoding carbohydrate ABC transporter permease, whose product MSTQASYRNTRERVGHILMWAAILLVTLVVLYPFLWAVITSFKPQRDALQSSLIPWVQFDPILDNWKAELQTGGEENFNALKNSGIIALGATAVALTLGTSAGYGLARFRFRIGNRNLVSWFLSQRFLPPVATLIPFFLMLQRLDLFDTRLGMIIVNATFVMPFAVLITRDFFADLPKDLEEAALVDGASHRQVFMRVALPIAGPAIVAAGIICFTFAWNEFLFASVLTVRDAQPFTVKISSTGTVRGIHFGYVSTRLLMAVLPPLILSLFVQRYIVRGLTMGAVKG is encoded by the coding sequence ATGAGCACTCAAGCGTCATATCGGAACACTCGGGAACGGGTGGGGCACATCCTCATGTGGGCCGCCATTCTGCTGGTGACACTCGTGGTCCTCTACCCGTTTCTGTGGGCGGTCATCACCTCGTTCAAGCCCCAGCGCGACGCGCTGCAATCGTCGCTGATCCCGTGGGTGCAGTTCGATCCGATCCTGGACAACTGGAAGGCGGAGCTGCAAACCGGCGGTGAGGAGAATTTCAACGCGCTCAAGAACAGCGGGATCATCGCCCTGGGCGCGACCGCCGTCGCGCTGACGCTGGGCACCAGCGCCGGATACGGCTTGGCGCGCTTCCGCTTCCGCATCGGCAACCGCAACCTCGTCTCGTGGTTCCTGTCCCAGCGCTTTCTGCCGCCTGTGGCGACGCTGATCCCGTTTTTTCTGATGCTCCAGCGCCTCGACCTGTTCGACACGCGCCTGGGCATGATCATCGTCAACGCGACGTTCGTCATGCCGTTCGCCGTGCTGATCACGCGCGACTTCTTCGCGGATTTACCCAAGGATCTGGAAGAAGCGGCGCTGGTCGATGGCGCGTCGCACCGGCAGGTGTTCATGCGCGTGGCGTTGCCCATCGCCGGACCCGCGATTGTGGCGGCGGGTATCATATGCTTCACCTTCGCCTGGAACGAGTTCCTGTTCGCCAGCGTGCTGACCGTGCGCGACGCGCAGCCATTCACGGTGAAGATCAGCAGCACCGGGACCGTGCGCGGCATCCACTTCGGCTACGTCTCGACGCGCCTGCTGATGGCCGTGCTGCCACCGCTGATCCTGTCGCTGTTCGTGCAGCGCTACATCGTGCGCGGCCTGACGATGGGCGCGGTCAAGGGGTAA
- a CDS encoding epoxide hydrolase family protein — MDVQPFRITIPQAALDDLHARLARVRWPDELPGVGWDYGVPSAYVRRLVDHWRSGYDWRTWESKLNAYPQFTTEIDGQTIHFLHVRSPEPDALPLILTHGWPGSIVEYLKVIEPLTNPRAYGGDPLDAFHLVIPSVPGFGFSGPTHAPGWNPARVANAWIELMHGLGYNRYGAVGNDWGTHISLHMAQVDPDHIVGAHVTQIFLVPSGDPAELADPTPDEIAALESLAWFRANMAAYDAFHSQQPQTIAFALTDSPVGLLAWFCQIYRDGEGLDDDFVLTNASIYWLTGTVASSARMYYENARMERFSEPTTTPVAVAMFRDDWRTFRRLADRTYTNIVQWSEYDTGGHYAAHQVPDLLIGDVRRFFRLVVGNAAS; from the coding sequence GTGGATGTCCAACCGTTCCGCATCACTATTCCTCAAGCCGCGCTGGATGACCTGCACGCCCGGTTGGCGCGCGTGCGCTGGCCCGACGAACTGCCCGGCGTAGGCTGGGACTACGGCGTACCGTCCGCTTACGTACGCCGTCTGGTCGATCACTGGCGCAGTGGGTACGACTGGCGCACCTGGGAATCGAAGCTCAACGCCTATCCGCAGTTCACCACCGAGATCGACGGGCAGACGATCCACTTTCTGCACGTGCGCTCGCCGGAACCGGACGCCCTGCCGCTCATTCTGACACACGGTTGGCCCGGCTCAATCGTCGAATACCTCAAGGTGATCGAGCCGCTCACCAACCCCCGCGCCTACGGCGGCGATCCGCTCGACGCGTTCCATCTAGTTATCCCGTCGGTGCCCGGTTTCGGCTTCTCCGGTCCCACGCACGCGCCGGGCTGGAACCCTGCCCGCGTGGCGAACGCCTGGATCGAGTTGATGCACGGCCTTGGATACAACCGTTACGGCGCGGTTGGCAACGACTGGGGCACACACATTTCGCTTCACATGGCGCAAGTCGATCCAGATCATATCGTCGGCGCACACGTCACCCAGATCTTCCTCGTGCCGTCCGGTGATCCCGCCGAGCTGGCCGACCCCACCCCCGACGAGATCGCGGCGCTGGAAAGCCTGGCGTGGTTCAGGGCCAACATGGCCGCGTACGACGCGTTCCACTCGCAGCAGCCCCAGACGATCGCGTTTGCCCTCACCGACTCGCCGGTGGGCCTGCTGGCGTGGTTCTGCCAGATATACCGCGACGGCGAAGGGCTTGACGACGACTTTGTGTTGACCAATGCCTCGATCTACTGGCTGACCGGAACCGTCGCCTCGTCGGCGCGGATGTATTACGAAAATGCCAGGATGGAACGCTTTTCCGAGCCGACCACGACGCCCGTCGCAGTCGCCATGTTCCGCGACGACTGGCGCACCTTCCGGCGATTGGCTGACCGGACTTACACGAACATCGTCCAGTGGTCAGAGTACGACACAGGCGGACACTATGCTGCGCATCAGGTGCCCGATCTGCTGATCGGCGATGTGCGCCGGTTCTTCCGTCTGGTCGTAGGGAACGCGGCGTCCTGA
- a CDS encoding serine hydroxymethyltransferase — MEDFLFRGDLADLDPDIAALVDLEAIRQTKKLILIPSESTAPASVRQAVGSVFGNIYAEGYPAADWRGLDESGILDIDLRLAEFRRKSDARYYKGTEFADIVESLARRRAAELFATDTISADQLWVNVQPLSGAPANSAVYTALLQPGDTIMGLNLLHGGHLTHGSPVNRSGLFYNVVSYDVDPETEYLNYDTIRAQALEAKPKVIVAGFTSYPWPPDWAKFRDIAKEVGAVLLADISHVSGLVIAGAFPSPVGYADVISFTTHKTLAGPRGAVLMTTDPKLAKLLDRGVFPGEQGGPHVNGIAGMAVAFKIAATEQFRTMQHQIVRNSERLAEKLAERGLNIPHHGTGSHMLLVDCKSVVGEDGTTLSGDMAARILDLVGIVCNRNTIPGDASAFRASGIRLGTPWITQRGFREPEIDRLATIIADVLQACKPFSYLAAGGKLQSRAKIDFETLYHAQQAVAKLANEAGTDYPLPHLSAYPKEEDAAAEHFRVLPDEVTEPDGWHTLDIYGDEAQGFLDVALTSDVLALGTGNAQPTWVLAADGAPLSRGVLHRVHANAYHLHVEQGLERIASWLQALSDGFVLFDPTDVYAKVPGPVSVSALRNEPDLSAFADLDLDADWTASGTGYAPGKAYFIGGYGPAYTGPTRDPLPPFAWDEPEDGALKTTTLHALHKELGAKMVPFAGYDMPVWYSSVSAEHHATRTGAGLFDVSHMGVLDFSGPGAEAFLNAVAANDVTALAPGEAHYSYLLGTDGVPIDDIFIYRLEADYFLVVVNASNNDKDWAWITGLKDGTLQADPAYPGVTLPGRDRFTLRDLRDPAVGDEQRVDIALQGPRSRDVLLSLHGSDADKARIKALPWAGVTRATLGGCDLVVARTGYTGERVAFEIFVHPDKAPVLFKDLVESGATPCGLAARDSLRTEAGLPLYGHELAGEFGLNPADAGFGSYVKLWTPWFVGKDAFIAHELQRDAVVTRFRLDSKGVRQPHPGDPLVDARGRVVGVVTSCSIDDEGYSLGQAYIRLAYAEEGTPLWVYPNAEKAKLDKPLAGLKLGDKTLVPNAVTVLSHFPKKKK, encoded by the coding sequence ATGGAAGACTTCCTCTTTCGCGGCGATCTTGCAGACCTCGACCCCGACATTGCCGCTTTAGTCGATCTCGAAGCAATCCGCCAGACGAAAAAACTGATCCTGATCCCGTCCGAATCCACCGCCCCGGCGTCCGTCCGGCAGGCCGTCGGCTCGGTGTTTGGTAACATCTACGCCGAGGGATATCCCGCTGCCGACTGGCGCGGCCTCGACGAAAGCGGCATCCTCGACATCGACCTGCGGCTGGCCGAATTCCGCCGCAAGTCGGACGCACGCTACTACAAGGGCACAGAGTTCGCGGACATTGTCGAAAGCCTCGCCCGGCGGCGCGCGGCGGAACTGTTCGCCACGGATACAATCAGCGCCGACCAGTTGTGGGTCAACGTGCAGCCGCTCAGCGGCGCGCCCGCCAACAGCGCGGTTTACACCGCCCTGCTCCAGCCCGGCGACACGATCATGGGCCTCAATCTGCTGCACGGTGGCCACCTGACGCACGGCAGCCCGGTCAACCGCAGCGGTCTGTTCTACAACGTCGTCAGCTACGACGTCGATCCCGAAACGGAATACCTGAACTACGACACCATCCGCGCGCAGGCGCTCGAAGCGAAGCCGAAGGTCATCGTCGCGGGTTTCACGTCCTACCCCTGGCCGCCGGACTGGGCCAAATTCCGCGACATCGCCAAAGAAGTCGGCGCAGTGCTGCTGGCCGACATTTCGCACGTCTCCGGCCTGGTGATCGCGGGCGCGTTCCCGTCGCCGGTCGGCTACGCGGACGTGATCAGCTTCACCACGCACAAGACCCTGGCCGGGCCGCGCGGCGCGGTGCTGATGACGACCGATCCCAAGCTCGCCAAGCTGCTCGATCGCGGCGTATTCCCCGGCGAGCAGGGCGGCCCGCACGTCAACGGCATCGCGGGCATGGCCGTCGCGTTTAAGATCGCAGCCACCGAACAGTTCCGCACCATGCAGCACCAGATCGTGCGCAACTCGGAGCGCCTCGCGGAAAAACTGGCCGAACGCGGCCTGAACATCCCGCATCACGGGACAGGCAGCCACATGCTGCTGGTCGATTGCAAATCCGTGGTGGGCGAAGACGGCACAACCCTCAGCGGCGACATGGCCGCGCGCATCCTGGATCTGGTCGGGATCGTGTGCAACCGCAACACCATCCCCGGCGACGCCTCCGCGTTCCGCGCGTCGGGCATCCGCCTGGGAACACCCTGGATCACGCAGCGCGGCTTCCGCGAGCCGGAAATCGACCGGCTGGCGACTATCATCGCGGACGTGCTGCAAGCCTGCAAGCCGTTCAGCTATCTCGCGGCGGGCGGCAAGCTGCAATCCCGTGCCAAGATCGATTTCGAGACGCTCTACCACGCGCAGCAGGCCGTGGCGAAGCTCGCCAACGAGGCCGGGACCGACTACCCGCTGCCCCACCTGAGCGCGTACCCGAAGGAAGAGGACGCCGCCGCCGAACACTTCCGCGTCCTGCCCGACGAAGTGACCGAGCCGGACGGCTGGCACACGCTCGACATTTACGGCGACGAGGCACAGGGCTTCCTGGACGTCGCGCTGACCAGCGACGTGCTGGCGCTCGGCACGGGCAACGCGCAGCCGACCTGGGTGCTCGCCGCGGACGGCGCGCCGCTTTCGCGCGGGGTGCTGCACCGCGTCCACGCCAACGCCTACCACCTGCACGTCGAGCAGGGGCTTGAACGCATCGCGTCCTGGCTTCAGGCGCTCTCGGATGGCTTCGTGCTGTTCGATCCGACCGACGTCTATGCGAAAGTCCCCGGCCCGGTCAGCGTGTCCGCGCTGCGTAACGAACCGGACTTGAGTGCCTTCGCCGATCTCGATCTCGACGCGGACTGGACCGCCAGCGGCACGGGCTACGCGCCGGGCAAGGCGTACTTCATCGGCGGCTACGGCCCGGCCTACACCGGCCCCACGCGCGATCCGCTGCCCCCGTTCGCCTGGGACGAGCCGGAAGATGGCGCGCTCAAGACGACCACCCTGCACGCGCTGCACAAGGAACTCGGCGCGAAGATGGTCCCGTTTGCGGGCTACGACATGCCGGTGTGGTACTCGTCCGTCAGCGCGGAGCACCACGCCACGCGCACCGGCGCGGGCCTGTTCGACGTCTCGCACATGGGCGTGCTCGACTTCAGCGGCCCCGGTGCGGAAGCGTTCCTGAACGCCGTCGCCGCCAACGACGTGACCGCCCTGGCCCCCGGCGAGGCGCACTACAGCTACCTGCTCGGCACGGACGGCGTACCCATCGACGACATTTTCATCTACCGCCTGGAAGCCGACTATTTCCTGGTGGTGGTCAACGCGTCCAACAACGACAAAGACTGGGCCTGGATCACCGGGCTGAAGGACGGCACGCTGCAGGCCGATCCCGCCTATCCCGGCGTAACTCTGCCCGGACGCGACCGCTTCACCCTGCGCGACCTGCGCGATCCGGCGGTGGGCGACGAACAGCGCGTCGATATCGCGCTGCAAGGCCCGCGCAGCCGCGACGTGCTGCTGAGCCTGCACGGCTCGGACGCGGACAAGGCGCGCATCAAGGCGCTGCCGTGGGCGGGCGTGACCCGCGCCACACTCGGCGGTTGCGATCTGGTCGTGGCGCGCACGGGGTATACCGGCGAACGCGTCGCCTTCGAGATCTTCGTGCACCCCGATAAGGCCCCGGTCCTGTTCAAGGATCTGGTCGAAAGCGGCGCGACGCCCTGCGGCCTCGCCGCGCGCGACAGCCTGCGCACCGAAGCGGGCCTGCCGCTCTACGGCCACGAACTCGCGGGCGAGTTCGGCCTCAACCCGGCGGACGCGGGCTTCGGCAGCTATGTCAAGCTGTGGACGCCCTGGTTCGTCGGCAAGGATGCGTTCATCGCGCACGAACTCCAGCGCGACGCAGTCGTGACGCGTTTCCGGCTCGACAGCAAGGGCGTGCGCCAGCCGCACCCCGGCGATCCGCTGGTGGACGCGCGCGGGCGCGTGGTCGGCGTGGTGACCTCGTGTAGCATCGACGACGAGGGTTACTCGCTCGGTCAGGCATATATCCGCCTCGCGTACGCCGAGGAAGGTACGCCACTGTGGGTCTATCCCAACGCGGAAAAGGCCAAACTCGACAAGCCCCTGGCCGGTCTGAAACTGGGCGACAAGACGCTCGTGCCCAACGCGGTCACGGTGCTCTCGCACTTCCCGAAGAAAAAGAAGTAA